A genomic region of Marinobacter szutsaonensis contains the following coding sequences:
- a CDS encoding enoyl-CoA hydratase/isomerase family protein, with translation MSDQPIVFEEWKTADGSMIAVARLNTPKNLNSLSMDMIHLLKPQLQRWAKDPQVCAVWLEAEGDKAFCAGGDIVSLYRSMTEPGTASEGERFFTEEYELDYQIHTFPKPLICWGNGIVMGGGIGLMVGASHRVVTENSKMAMPEVNIGLYPDVAGGWFLNRMPGRTGLFLGLTGARINASDALFVGMADRFVKHSLKERVIEALTASEWRDDNAHAVVGRVLRQYEQHSQDALPESPVREHFDEINRVTDADSLEQVVNQLTELGSREDWMGKVTKGLGNASPTSLALVWRHLHGCRHDSLKEVLDKELVLSCNCLKKGEFAEGIRALLIDKDLQPRWRYASLEEMDSDWLDDFFN, from the coding sequence ATGAGCGATCAACCGATTGTCTTTGAGGAGTGGAAAACCGCGGACGGTTCCATGATTGCCGTGGCCCGGCTGAACACTCCGAAGAATCTGAACTCACTGTCCATGGACATGATTCACCTGCTCAAGCCCCAGCTCCAGCGTTGGGCGAAGGATCCGCAGGTGTGTGCCGTCTGGCTCGAGGCCGAGGGCGACAAGGCGTTCTGCGCCGGGGGCGATATCGTCTCCCTGTACCGCAGCATGACCGAACCGGGCACCGCCAGTGAGGGCGAGCGGTTCTTCACCGAGGAGTATGAACTCGACTACCAGATCCATACCTTCCCGAAACCCCTGATCTGCTGGGGCAACGGTATCGTGATGGGCGGCGGTATCGGACTCATGGTCGGCGCCTCCCACCGGGTGGTGACCGAGAACTCGAAAATGGCCATGCCCGAGGTGAACATCGGTCTCTATCCCGATGTCGCCGGTGGCTGGTTCCTCAACCGCATGCCGGGGCGCACCGGCCTGTTTCTTGGCCTGACCGGCGCCAGGATCAACGCCTCCGACGCGTTGTTCGTGGGTATGGCCGACCGTTTCGTGAAGCACAGCCTTAAGGAGCGGGTAATCGAGGCGCTCACAGCCAGTGAGTGGCGCGATGACAATGCCCACGCCGTGGTTGGCCGGGTGCTCCGCCAGTACGAGCAGCACAGCCAGGATGCCCTGCCGGAGTCACCGGTTCGGGAGCACTTTGACGAGATCAACAGAGTGACCGATGCCGACTCCCTGGAGCAGGTGGTTAATCAGCTGACCGAGCTGGGCAGCCGCGAGGACTGGATGGGTAAGGTCACCAAGGGGCTTGGCAATGCCTCGCCCACCTCCCTGGCGCTGGTGTGGCGACACCTGCATGGCTGCCGGCACGACAGCCTGAAGGAAGTGCTGGACAAGGAACTGGTGCTGTCCTGCAACTGCCTGAAGAAGGGCGAGTTTGCCGAAGGTATCCGGGCACTGCTGATCGACAAGGATCTGCAGCCCCGTTGGCGCTACGCCTCGCTGGAAGAAATGGACAGCGACTGGCTAGACGACTTTTTCAACTGA
- the mmsB gene encoding 3-hydroxyisobutyrate dehydrogenase encodes MAKITFIGLGNMGGPMASNLVKAGHDVTVFDLSKAAVEALVGEGAKTADTAEAAAQGAECVITMLPAGKHVEAVYLGDDGLLAKLPAGTLVIDSSTIAPETARGVAEAASAKNLDFIDAPVSGGVGGAKAGTLTFICGGEESTFNRAEPILDAMGKNIFHAGPHGSGQVAKICNNMLLAILMAGTSEALALGVRNGLDPAVLSEIMKQSSGGNWALNVYNPWPGVMEGVPASRDYQGGFLVNLMTKDLGLAFDNAVKNQASIPMGALARNLFQLHAGQGNGELDFSSIQRLYKPE; translated from the coding sequence ATGGCAAAGATTACATTCATCGGTCTGGGCAACATGGGTGGTCCCATGGCCTCAAACCTGGTCAAGGCCGGTCACGACGTGACGGTATTCGATCTGTCCAAAGCGGCCGTCGAAGCCCTGGTGGGCGAGGGCGCCAAAACCGCGGACACGGCTGAAGCAGCCGCCCAGGGCGCGGAGTGTGTGATCACCATGCTGCCGGCCGGCAAGCACGTGGAAGCGGTTTACCTCGGCGACGACGGCCTGCTGGCCAAGCTGCCGGCAGGAACATTGGTTATCGATTCCTCCACCATCGCGCCGGAAACGGCCCGGGGTGTTGCCGAAGCGGCTTCTGCAAAGAACCTGGATTTCATTGATGCCCCGGTTTCCGGTGGGGTCGGTGGTGCCAAGGCCGGCACCCTGACCTTCATCTGCGGCGGTGAGGAAAGCACCTTCAATCGCGCCGAGCCAATCCTTGATGCCATGGGCAAAAACATCTTCCACGCCGGCCCCCACGGCTCCGGCCAGGTCGCCAAAATCTGCAACAACATGCTGCTGGCGATCCTGATGGCCGGTACCAGTGAGGCACTGGCCCTGGGTGTGCGAAACGGCCTGGACCCTGCCGTCCTCTCCGAGATCATGAAGCAGAGCTCCGGCGGCAACTGGGCCCTGAACGTCTACAACCCCTGGCCGGGTGTTATGGAAGGCGTACCCGCCTCCCGTGACTACCAGGGCGGCTTCCTGGTCAACCTGATGACCAAGGATCTGGGCCTCGCCTTCGACAATGCCGTCAAGAACCAGGCCTCCATTCCCATGGGCGCCCTGGCCCGCAACCTGTTCCAGCTGCACGCCGGGCAGGGCAACGGCGAGCTGGATTTCTCCAGTATCCAGCGGCTTTACAAGCCCGAGTGA
- the tssI gene encoding type VI secretion system tip protein TssI/VgrG, whose product MPQASGLQFTARVGDFPSDHFAVVAFALTERLSELFQGRLELASTDPDISAEAMLEQPVDLVVWQDGQPLRRFTGVVNEFARGDTGHRRTRYEVLFQPPLWRLGLMHNSRIFQGQSSETIVRTLLEERGIVDTIFDLKRAPEEREYCVQHRESDLVFIERLAAEEGWHYRYQHGSVDGEEQPALVFSDHHGDAPKLAPAPYNGRAGGSTRQPCIFRFRCQERIRAASVALKDYTFRNPAYALMHEQSAGHFHHREDYQHYDYPGRYKADASGQPFTRARLDALRNDVSTGHGESNRPDFTPGAKLPLTDHDNETLNREWLLTAVTHTGKQPQALEEEDGSEPTSYHNFFNVVPADQTWRPRTLHKPLIDGPQIALVTGPEGEEIHCDEHGRVKVRFPWDRYSSNNEHSSAWLRVSQGWAGGQYGFMALPRIDHEVIVSFLDGDPDQPIITGRTYHATNAPPYALPEHKTRTTLKTKTHKGEGSNELRFEDEAGEEQIYIHAQKDLDLLTEHNRTEVIRNDSHRTVGNNHLSHIKGDSHLTVNGEHRENLGADYSLTANGNHYSKQGGNQLVEAGTEIHHKAGLKIIIEAGAEVTLKAGGSFVKVDPSGVTVSGPLVRMNSGGAPGSGSTVEARSPDLPGPDAGRRRAG is encoded by the coding sequence ATGCCCCAGGCAAGTGGATTGCAGTTCACCGCCCGTGTCGGTGACTTCCCCTCTGATCATTTCGCCGTGGTCGCCTTCGCGCTGACCGAGCGCCTTTCCGAGCTGTTCCAGGGCCGACTGGAACTGGCCAGCACCGACCCCGACATCTCCGCCGAAGCCATGCTGGAACAACCCGTCGACCTGGTGGTCTGGCAGGATGGCCAACCCCTGCGCCGATTCACCGGCGTGGTCAACGAATTCGCCCGGGGCGACACCGGCCATCGCCGCACCCGATACGAGGTGCTATTCCAGCCTCCTCTCTGGCGCCTCGGCCTGATGCACAACAGCCGCATCTTCCAGGGCCAGAGCAGCGAGACTATCGTTCGCACCCTGCTGGAAGAGCGGGGCATCGTGGATACCATCTTCGATCTGAAACGGGCTCCTGAAGAGCGCGAATATTGCGTCCAGCACCGGGAAAGCGACCTGGTCTTTATCGAGAGGCTGGCAGCGGAGGAAGGCTGGCACTACCGCTACCAGCACGGCAGCGTGGATGGAGAAGAGCAGCCGGCCCTGGTCTTTTCCGATCACCACGGCGATGCCCCGAAACTGGCGCCGGCACCTTACAACGGCCGGGCCGGGGGCAGCACCCGGCAGCCGTGCATCTTCCGCTTCCGGTGCCAGGAACGGATCCGGGCCGCCTCGGTGGCCCTCAAGGATTACACGTTCAGGAACCCCGCCTACGCCCTGATGCACGAACAGAGCGCCGGACATTTCCATCACCGCGAAGACTACCAGCACTACGACTACCCCGGCCGCTACAAGGCGGATGCCAGCGGCCAGCCCTTCACCCGGGCCCGCCTGGACGCCCTGAGAAACGATGTGTCCACCGGCCACGGCGAGAGCAACCGGCCTGATTTCACCCCCGGTGCCAAACTCCCGCTCACTGACCACGACAACGAAACCTTGAACCGGGAGTGGTTGCTCACTGCTGTCACCCACACCGGCAAGCAGCCCCAGGCCCTGGAAGAGGAGGACGGCAGCGAACCCACCTCCTATCACAATTTCTTCAATGTGGTGCCAGCCGACCAAACCTGGCGACCAAGAACTCTGCACAAACCCCTGATCGACGGCCCCCAGATCGCCCTCGTTACCGGCCCGGAAGGCGAGGAAATCCACTGCGACGAGCATGGCCGGGTGAAAGTCCGTTTTCCCTGGGATCGCTATTCCAGCAACAACGAACACAGCAGCGCCTGGCTCCGGGTCAGCCAGGGCTGGGCCGGCGGCCAGTATGGCTTCATGGCTCTGCCGAGGATCGACCACGAGGTGATCGTCAGCTTTCTGGACGGCGATCCGGACCAGCCCATCATCACCGGCCGAACCTACCACGCCACTAACGCGCCACCCTATGCATTACCGGAGCACAAGACCCGAACCACCCTGAAAACCAAGACCCACAAGGGCGAGGGCAGTAACGAACTGCGCTTTGAAGACGAGGCCGGAGAGGAGCAGATCTACATTCACGCCCAGAAAGATCTGGACCTGCTCACCGAACACAATCGCACCGAGGTCATCAGAAACGACAGTCACCGTACGGTCGGCAACAATCACTTAAGTCATATCAAGGGCGACAGCCACCTCACAGTGAACGGTGAACACCGGGAAAACCTTGGTGCCGACTACAGCCTGACCGCCAACGGCAATCATTACAGCAAGCAGGGCGGGAATCAGCTGGTGGAAGCGGGCACCGAGATTCACCACAAGGCCGGGCTGAAAATCATCATCGAGGCCGGAGCCGAAGTCACTCTCAAGGCCGGCGGCAGTTTTGTGAAGGTAGACCCAAGTGGTGTCACAGTCTCGGGCCCCCTGGTACGGATGAATTCCGGGGGTGCACCGGGCAGCGGCAGCACTGTTGAGGCCCGATCACCGGATTTGCCGGGCCCTGATGCAGGCCGCCGCCGCGCAGGTTAG
- a CDS encoding AI-2E family transporter gives MEGHSKQNQPAGNEKRPLISSDLATPIYGLFGLGILYTLYVAHQIILPIVLAVMTSLLLSPLVKKAYVKWRIPRMVSSMVFVLLVLAGIVGITLAVATPALKWVEEVPGAVSRVLVGESELSRQIAKVTESAEQVEKSVEQLSDGERRQPTAVVLQTDSWRSQLMNKVQNGIVGLALALALTYFLLVSGDRLIRNFVRQLPMGQRKTVLRITHDSQHLIAQYLGVLGLSNIFVGTATGLICWAVGLPDPAVWGLVAGLARFVPYLGVVISVSMLSVISVISLEEFWMMAIAPLGFLALTTLVGAFIEPWIHGFRMAINPVIIFVSIFFWGWLWGPVGVLLAVPLMTVIQVVLKQIPKLRPVYRVIAR, from the coding sequence ATGGAAGGTCACTCGAAACAGAACCAACCGGCGGGCAATGAAAAGCGTCCGCTGATTTCCTCGGACCTCGCGACTCCGATTTATGGCCTGTTCGGGCTGGGCATCCTGTATACCCTGTATGTCGCCCACCAGATCATCCTGCCCATCGTTCTTGCGGTTATGACCAGCCTGCTGCTGTCGCCGCTGGTGAAAAAAGCCTACGTGAAGTGGCGCATTCCCCGGATGGTGAGCTCCATGGTGTTCGTGTTGCTGGTGCTGGCCGGAATTGTGGGGATCACGCTGGCAGTCGCCACGCCGGCCCTGAAGTGGGTCGAAGAGGTGCCAGGAGCGGTTTCCCGGGTGTTGGTGGGTGAAAGTGAACTCAGTCGTCAGATTGCCAAGGTCACCGAATCGGCCGAGCAAGTGGAGAAATCCGTAGAGCAGCTCTCCGATGGCGAGCGGCGGCAGCCAACGGCCGTGGTTCTGCAAACCGATTCCTGGCGCAGCCAGCTGATGAACAAGGTCCAGAACGGCATTGTCGGCCTCGCTCTGGCCCTGGCGCTTACCTACTTTCTCCTGGTAAGCGGGGATCGTCTGATCCGGAACTTTGTGCGTCAGCTGCCCATGGGCCAGCGCAAGACGGTGCTGCGAATAACCCATGACTCCCAGCACCTGATTGCCCAGTATCTTGGCGTGCTGGGCCTGAGCAACATCTTTGTCGGCACGGCCACGGGGTTGATCTGCTGGGCAGTGGGCCTGCCGGATCCCGCGGTTTGGGGACTGGTAGCGGGGCTGGCCCGGTTTGTTCCGTACCTGGGTGTGGTGATTTCCGTCTCGATGCTGTCCGTGATTTCGGTGATCAGCCTGGAGGAATTCTGGATGATGGCCATCGCCCCGCTGGGTTTCCTGGCGCTGACCACTCTGGTCGGGGCCTTTATCGAGCCCTGGATTCATGGCTTCCGTATGGCCATCAATCCGGTCATCATTTTCGTGTCCATCTTCTTCTGGGGCTGGCTCTGGGGGCCGGTGGGGGTGCTCCTGGCGGTGCCGCTGATGACGGTCATTCAGGTGGTGCTCAAGCAGATTCCCAAGCTGCGCCCGGTCTACCGGGTGATCGCCCGCTAG
- a CDS encoding zinc-binding dehydrogenase, whose product MIPNTMKAMVLTGHGDIDKLEYQDVPTPQPGPGQVLVQVTATAKNNTDRKAREGLYPTKKGEMTSFKMGGKATLTFPRIQGADIAGRVVAVGDGIDESRIGERGLLDFNIYADRRRDINLTPDYYGHGADGGFAEYVALPSDQFHHIPNPDLSDAELAAMGMCSYQTAMHMLTSANVRAGERVLVTGASGGVGTALIQLCRIMGAIPYALSKKDKADALMALGAEAVLDRSDMDSFEERVKEQTGGKPIDAVMDLVGGEMTDRFIDTMIFDMNARATYPRLSIAGASGGNISEILWTRIYLYQVQIFGVSHGTREEAEQLMAWIRGGQLKPVLHRAFRLSDLHRAEEYFVNRGSNYLGKIVIVPDAQWEEHGKPYALESA is encoded by the coding sequence ATGATCCCGAACACCATGAAAGCCATGGTTCTTACCGGTCACGGTGATATCGACAAGCTCGAATATCAGGACGTTCCCACTCCCCAGCCCGGCCCGGGCCAGGTCCTGGTTCAGGTGACGGCAACCGCCAAGAACAACACCGATCGCAAGGCGAGGGAAGGGCTGTATCCCACCAAAAAGGGCGAGATGACCTCCTTTAAGATGGGGGGCAAGGCAACCCTGACCTTTCCCCGCATCCAGGGCGCCGACATTGCCGGTCGGGTAGTGGCTGTCGGTGATGGCATTGATGAGAGCCGCATCGGTGAACGCGGGCTGCTGGACTTCAATATCTACGCCGATCGCAGACGGGACATCAACCTGACGCCCGACTACTACGGCCACGGCGCGGATGGTGGTTTTGCCGAATACGTCGCGCTGCCGTCCGATCAGTTCCACCATATCCCGAACCCGGACCTCTCCGATGCGGAACTGGCAGCCATGGGCATGTGTTCCTACCAGACCGCCATGCACATGCTCACCTCAGCTAATGTCCGGGCCGGGGAACGGGTTCTGGTCACCGGCGCCAGCGGCGGTGTCGGTACTGCGCTGATCCAGTTGTGCCGGATCATGGGCGCCATCCCCTACGCGCTCAGCAAGAAGGACAAGGCGGACGCGCTGATGGCCCTGGGTGCCGAAGCCGTGCTGGATCGTTCGGACATGGACAGTTTCGAGGAGCGGGTGAAAGAGCAGACCGGGGGCAAGCCCATTGATGCGGTCATGGACCTGGTGGGCGGCGAGATGACCGACCGCTTCATCGATACCATGATCTTTGATATGAATGCCCGCGCCACCTACCCGCGGCTGAGCATTGCCGGCGCCAGCGGCGGCAACATCAGCGAAATACTCTGGACGCGCATCTATCTCTACCAGGTGCAGATTTTCGGTGTCTCCCACGGCACTCGGGAGGAGGCAGAACAGCTGATGGCCTGGATCCGGGGCGGCCAGCTCAAGCCGGTTCTGCACAGAGCGTTCAGGCTCTCGGATCTGCATCGGGCCGAGGAGTACTTTGTTAACCGGGGCAGCAATTATCTCGGCAAGATCGTGATCGTTCCCGACGCCCAGTGGGAAGAACACGGCAAACCCTACGCCCTGGAGAGCGCCTGA
- a CDS encoding proline racemase family protein — translation MKPELTIQLMDTHAGGDVSRIVTGGIDLLPGDTVRAQMEYLRDDADGLRKLLLEEPYGIPEMSVDLLVPATDPRAAAGYIIMEVMGYPIYSGSNTICTATAVLEAGIVPKQEGKQNFMLESPAGLVQIEATVHDGVVEAITCEGLPSYIHTYKASIEVPSVGTVTYSVAYSGGFYALVDAKELGFDLTLDEERKLAETAHAIVEAIQAERGFSHYTLGDVGPLPFLHFMGPEEHVAEGYYRSRSATYVHPGVICRSTTGTGTSARLALMNYEGRIRPGDKLETVSLRETGFIGEFTSVETEGEYQVVKNSITGKGYVIARSDIVVNCDDPMVDCDGLHHILSSRHKGDITPKS, via the coding sequence ATGAAGCCGGAACTCACCATTCAGTTGATGGATACCCATGCCGGTGGCGATGTCAGCCGGATCGTGACCGGCGGCATCGATCTGTTGCCCGGAGACACCGTTCGGGCCCAGATGGAGTACCTGCGGGATGACGCCGATGGCCTCCGGAAACTGTTACTCGAAGAGCCCTATGGTATTCCGGAGATGTCGGTGGACCTGCTGGTGCCGGCCACGGACCCGCGTGCGGCAGCCGGTTATATCATCATGGAAGTGATGGGTTACCCGATCTATTCCGGTTCCAACACCATCTGCACCGCCACCGCCGTGCTCGAGGCCGGTATTGTGCCCAAGCAGGAGGGCAAGCAGAACTTCATGCTGGAATCGCCGGCCGGCCTGGTCCAGATCGAGGCCACCGTACACGATGGTGTGGTCGAGGCGATCACCTGTGAGGGGCTGCCCAGCTATATCCATACCTACAAGGCGAGTATCGAAGTGCCGTCAGTGGGCACGGTGACCTACAGCGTCGCCTACAGTGGCGGTTTCTACGCCCTGGTGGATGCGAAAGAACTGGGCTTTGACCTGACCCTGGACGAGGAGCGGAAGCTGGCTGAAACCGCCCATGCCATTGTCGAGGCAATCCAGGCGGAGCGGGGTTTCTCCCATTACACCCTGGGGGATGTCGGCCCGCTGCCGTTCCTGCACTTCATGGGGCCTGAGGAGCACGTGGCCGAAGGCTATTACCGCTCACGCTCGGCCACCTATGTGCATCCGGGGGTCATCTGCCGCAGCACCACGGGCACCGGCACCTCGGCGCGCCTGGCACTGATGAATTATGAAGGCAGGATCCGGCCTGGCGACAAGCTGGAGACTGTCTCCCTGAGGGAAACCGGCTTTATCGGCGAGTTCACCTCGGTGGAAACCGAGGGCGAGTACCAGGTAGTGAAGAACAGCATTACCGGCAAGGGCTACGTGATCGCCCGCTCCGATATCGTGGTGAACTGCGACGACCCGATGGTGGACTGTGACGGCCTCCATCACATCCTCTCCTCCCGCCACAAAGGTGATATTACGCCAAAGTCCTGA
- a CDS encoding AMP-binding protein produces MSLPKYTDVYNNFDAAALEADILDGRLDSGLNVCHEICDKWATDPQKVALFYETVDGGDGTLTFAELKAASARFANYLKSQGIGKGDRVAGLLPRGPELLIVIAGALRAGAVYQPLFTAFGSGAIEYRLERAGTKLVVTDPANYPKLTEVKDCAPVLCVNASETGADVRDFEETLAQQSDQFEPVMIKGSDPFLQMFTSGTVGKAKGVAVPAKALLAFYVYMKYAIDLREDDVFWNVADPGWAYGLYYAVVGPLMMGHATHFNPGAFTPESTYDMIRKYKITNLAAAPTAYRLLKANDQVLPEGENLGLRVCSSAGEPLNPEVVNWIRNRHFCPVKDHYGQTETGMTCCNFHGLEHPVREGSMGYSSPGHKVVALNEKNEEVGEGEIGQLAVDVKASPLFHFDGYTWGEKDPFVNGYYLTGDMVICHGDGSFSFSGRDDDIITTAGYRVGPADVESTLLEHAAVAESGVVAKPDEKRGAIIKAYVVIKSGQEPADDQALKDELQELVRRRLSTHAFPREIEFVDELPKTPSGKIQRFVLRNRAKDEVDA; encoded by the coding sequence ATGAGCCTTCCGAAATACACCGATGTGTACAACAACTTTGATGCAGCCGCTCTGGAAGCGGACATCCTGGACGGACGTCTTGATAGCGGCTTGAACGTATGCCACGAGATCTGCGACAAGTGGGCCACCGACCCCCAGAAGGTAGCCCTGTTCTACGAAACAGTAGACGGTGGTGATGGCACCCTGACGTTCGCGGAGCTCAAGGCTGCCTCCGCTCGCTTTGCCAACTACCTGAAATCCCAGGGAATCGGCAAGGGTGACCGGGTTGCCGGCCTGTTGCCCCGGGGGCCGGAACTTTTGATTGTGATCGCCGGCGCCCTTCGGGCTGGCGCGGTTTACCAGCCACTGTTTACTGCGTTTGGCTCCGGCGCCATCGAGTACCGCCTTGAGCGGGCGGGCACCAAACTTGTTGTGACAGATCCTGCCAACTATCCGAAGCTCACCGAAGTGAAAGACTGCGCCCCGGTACTGTGCGTCAATGCCAGCGAAACCGGCGCCGATGTCCGGGATTTCGAGGAAACCCTGGCCCAGCAATCCGACCAGTTCGAGCCGGTGATGATCAAGGGGTCTGATCCGTTCCTGCAGATGTTCACCTCCGGTACCGTGGGCAAGGCGAAAGGCGTTGCGGTGCCTGCGAAGGCGCTGCTGGCGTTTTACGTTTACATGAAGTACGCCATCGACCTGCGCGAGGACGACGTGTTCTGGAACGTGGCCGATCCGGGTTGGGCCTACGGCCTTTATTATGCGGTGGTAGGCCCTCTGATGATGGGCCACGCTACTCATTTCAATCCCGGTGCATTCACCCCGGAATCTACCTACGACATGATCCGCAAGTACAAGATCACCAACCTGGCGGCGGCCCCCACAGCCTATCGCCTGCTCAAGGCCAACGATCAGGTGCTTCCGGAAGGCGAGAATCTGGGTCTGCGGGTCTGCAGCAGTGCCGGTGAACCTTTGAACCCGGAGGTGGTCAACTGGATCAGGAATCGTCATTTCTGTCCGGTGAAGGATCATTACGGCCAGACCGAAACCGGCATGACCTGCTGCAATTTCCATGGTCTCGAGCATCCGGTGCGCGAAGGCTCTATGGGTTATTCCTCACCGGGCCACAAGGTGGTTGCGCTGAACGAGAAGAATGAGGAAGTAGGGGAGGGCGAGATCGGCCAGCTGGCCGTGGATGTGAAAGCTTCTCCGCTGTTCCACTTTGATGGCTACACCTGGGGTGAGAAAGATCCGTTCGTGAACGGTTACTACCTCACCGGTGACATGGTGATCTGCCACGGTGACGGCAGCTTCTCCTTCAGTGGCCGTGATGACGACATCATTACCACCGCCGGTTACCGGGTTGGCCCCGCCGACGTGGAGAGCACCCTGCTTGAGCACGCCGCCGTTGCCGAATCGGGTGTTGTGGCGAAACCGGATGAGAAACGGGGTGCTATTATCAAGGCTTACGTGGTCATCAAGAGTGGTCAGGAGCCGGCGGATGATCAGGCCCTGAAAGACGAGCTCCAGGAGCTGGTCCGTCGCCGCCTGTCCACCCACGCCTTCCCGCGGGAGATCGAGTTCGTGGATGAGCTGCCGAAGACCCCGAGCGGCAAAATCCAGCGATTCGTACTCCGTAACCGTGCCAAGGACGAAGTCGACGCATGA
- a CDS encoding PaaI family thioesterase, producing MIITFEELQAFLEEQFPQGEAFGTLQKLGDGWAEMRLEVDEEHLRPGGTVSGPAMMGLADVTMYAALLSKIGLVPLAVTTNLNINFLRKPAAHAAIWARANLLKVGRTMGVGEVFVYSEGVEEPVAHSTMTYSIPPEKYRN from the coding sequence ATGATCATCACCTTCGAAGAGCTCCAGGCGTTCCTCGAGGAGCAGTTTCCGCAGGGTGAGGCATTCGGCACCCTGCAGAAGCTCGGGGACGGCTGGGCCGAGATGCGGCTGGAGGTGGACGAGGAGCACCTGCGGCCCGGAGGCACTGTGTCCGGGCCGGCGATGATGGGGCTGGCGGATGTAACCATGTACGCCGCCCTGTTGAGCAAGATCGGATTGGTGCCCCTCGCGGTGACTACCAACCTGAATATCAACTTCCTCAGAAAGCCGGCGGCCCATGCCGCGATATGGGCCCGTGCGAACCTCCTGAAGGTGGGACGGACCATGGGCGTCGGGGAAGTGTTTGTCTATTCCGAGGGGGTGGAAGAGCCGGTGGCGCACTCCACCATGACCTATTCGATTCCCCCGGAAAAATACAGAAATTAG
- a CDS encoding ABC transporter ATP-binding protein codes for MSEQYVLETRNLVKEFKGFVAVDDVNLKIRKGDIHALIGPNGAGKTTVFNLLTKFLIPTRGQILYKGEDITSLKSAAIARRGVVRSFQISAVFPHMTALENIRVALQTFEGNSFSFWQSGARLNKLNERAMELLDAVGLTSFANTTTVELAYGRKRALELATTLAMEPEILLLDEPTQGMGSEDVDRVVELVRSAAKGRTVLMVEHNLSVVSKLCDRITVLAQGAVLTEGDYETVSADPRVREVYMGSDGSGERGATETNPASAEAAQ; via the coding sequence ATGAGTGAACAGTACGTTCTCGAGACCCGTAACCTGGTCAAGGAGTTCAAGGGGTTCGTCGCCGTAGACGACGTCAACCTGAAGATCCGGAAAGGCGATATCCATGCGCTGATCGGCCCTAACGGTGCCGGCAAGACCACGGTTTTCAATCTCCTGACCAAGTTCCTGATCCCGACCAGGGGGCAGATCCTTTATAAGGGAGAGGACATCACCTCTCTGAAATCCGCCGCCATCGCCCGTAGGGGTGTGGTTCGCTCCTTCCAGATTTCCGCTGTGTTCCCGCACATGACTGCGCTGGAAAATATCCGCGTTGCATTGCAGACCTTCGAAGGCAACTCCTTCAGCTTCTGGCAATCCGGAGCCCGCCTGAACAAGCTCAACGAACGCGCCATGGAATTGCTGGACGCGGTCGGGCTGACCAGTTTTGCCAATACCACCACCGTCGAATTGGCCTACGGCCGGAAGCGGGCGTTGGAGCTGGCGACCACGCTGGCGATGGAGCCGGAAATCCTGCTGCTCGACGAACCCACCCAGGGTATGGGCAGCGAGGATGTGGATCGCGTGGTGGAACTGGTGCGCAGCGCGGCCAAGGGCCGTACCGTGCTGATGGTGGAGCATAACCTGAGCGTGGTCAGCAAACTGTGTGACCGCATCACCGTGCTGGCCCAGGGGGCCGTTCTGACCGAAGGCGACTACGAAACCGTATCTGCCGATCCTCGTGTGCGCGAGGTTTACATGGGATCCGACGGTAGTGGCGAGCGAGGCGCGACCGAGACGAATCCCGCCAGTGCGGAGGCCGCCCAATGA